The DNA window cacttggagtgaAAAGCGATAAGGTCTGTTATAGCCCTGAGTGCCTGGGGGAGTTCACTACACAGTCTCGGACCAGCCCCGAAGAAGGTTCTGTCTCCCGTACAGATGAGCTTTTACCCTTATTGTTGCGAGTCCCACAGTGCCAGAGGAGCAAAGTTGTTGACTCCTCCTGGTGTTGAGTACCCTCAGCTCCAAGGAGCTCTTACTGGCTTGCTGAGGGTTCTCAGCACCATGCCCCGGGGTTCTGGGAAATTCCTGCTGCTGATCCAGGGAAGTGGCCTGCTTCAGAAAAATAATTCCCATCAAGGTGCAAGATTCAGAgtgggattggacatttatatggataacaaggcTATTCAGAGTTAGAACAGTTAATGCTAAGAAACGGGTCTGGTAGGGATCTAAAACTGCATGCTCCAAAATCTTCAGACAATCTCTAACAATTAGGGGCTAGGATGACTTCTACGTGGGGAGAGGCTTCCTGCACCTTCTTCTGAATCATCTGTCACTCGCCACTGTCCGACAGTGGAGTAGAGGGACCATGAGTCTGATACAGTCTGGCCAATCCTATGTAATGAGATCTCATTATCATAATCTAAAAAGAGATTCTTCTTTCTCTCCAGGTCTCCAAGACGGGCAAAGAGCTCAAGGAGTATATAGAATCCATGGCAGCAGAGGACCCTCTTTTGAAAGGTGTTCCTGAGGATAAGAACCCTTttaaggagaagggaggctgtATAATTAGTTGACCCCTGCCACTCACAGACAAACTTCGGACCCTTTCCTCCTACAAAACCATGACTGTACGAATTTTGCTTACCCTGTAGCATGATCTTTCCATTGGGTGGGGCAGCCCCCCAAAACGAAACCCTTTTGAAGTGCAGCACATCtatgggagggaaaaaaaggataTTGGAGACGTACCTAAATTTAGCAGCAAGAAGGCAGCCTTCTTCTCTAGGCTCTCAAACTAAATGGAAATCCGCTGTAATATACACACATTTGTTGAACTTGCTGCACTTCTATCAATCAACACTTAAATCAGGCATTAAGAAAACCTTGAGCCTATAAAGCTTAACTTCAGACTTGACCTCCCTATAGCACAAGGTGGAAGGCAATTCCACTTGACTTGGGCGACTGTGagtaagtcacttaacctctgtgacagaggttccccatctgtaaaaccgGGATAATAATGCTTGCTCGCCTTTGACAAAGCATGTAGAGATCTAAGTTTCAAaggtgctaagtattattataacTATCATGCCCAATGATTTTAGAGAGCCTGATAAATTGACATATTTACTCTGTCCACATACCAGGCTACCAGTTACTTGGATGTTGCTCATTTATTCATTACATTAtttggggagagacccccccaccccgtctgcCCCAGCAACGCACTCAGATTACAATgcaagaacaaatatttaatacagaCGTAAAAGTCTAGTGATGGGTATGCAGGAGAGGAAGATAATAAGGAGCCAATAGCAATCATTGACGGGGAAAGGCACCATGGAGAAATGTCTTCAGGGAGATTTTTTAGAAGTGGGGAATGAGCTAAGTCTCAATTCCAGACCTTACGAGCCGCAATTGTGATGGCTTGGCCATCTGCCAGCCTGAAATGTGCAGCATTTTCCTATATGGCACACAAGTCCAAAGAAGGGCACAGAAGGGAGCAAAGCTTGCAAGCAACTTGTTCAGAGCCCTCTTCTCCCTGCCTCTACTTCCCCCCACCATCGTATCTGACGCTGGGCAGATTCCTTTACAGCAGGAAAGAGCACTGAGGAGATGGATGTTGGGAGCTGCGCTGGAACTACAGTTGTTTTGACCATCATTTTAACTTTGGAATTCACCTGCGTTCATGTCGGTAACAGCCAGAGTCCTCTGCTCACCTCTTGGGAGTTTGAAGGCCTGTGGATTAACAGAACTGAGGGGAAGCAAGATAATGACAGGAAGGCTCAGAGCTGTGGAAATGGGAAATAACCTAGGGGTGAAAGGCTTCATCTGCTCAAACCTAGCCTGGGGTGGTAGTGAGAGTTATTCCTCAGATTGCAGTTCCATGGCTTGGGTGATCTCAGTCCAGTCCCCAGCTGTCAAGTACCCCTAAGCTGCCCCACATTGCTGAcaggctcagcagagaggccaagcacTAAATGAGCTACAGAATGTGACTGAGCCTCCTATGACAGATTTGAGGCATTAGCAGGGCAGCGTGAGGCGCTCACCTTGCCACTTCCCATGCTGTTACCTGAAGTGTATCCGTTTGCAATCACCAAGGCTGAAATGTTCCAAGAGCTGATGTGATTATGGGTGTCTTCATTTTTtggggagcccccccccaaaaaaatcacttGCGCAATAACCTaaatcaacagaaaaaaaaagacagtgagGAATCCAAGCTTCCTGTCTGAGGCAGAGCCGTCTACACCACTACCACTTCCCCTTTGAGTAAGACATGTGGCCAAGACCACGACTCAGAACCCTGCTGCATCCTGTAATTTCTCTGTAATAGTGTATTTGATATTAAAGGATATGAAACACTTTACTTCGGAGGtacaaaagatacattttaagtaGGCATGTATGAGTGTAAGGTTTAGCAGCGTTAAAGACAATAAAGGCTTTTTCAGCAAAGGAATTGTCCATTCTCTTCCCTCCCGTATAAAAAACAACTGACATgtgggaagaggtggctgggtTATCTTTTGGTGCCTGTTGTAGCAATTCTGCATGTCAAGCATTTGTGCTGGAACATGCCAAAGTACCAGCTTCTGATACTTTAGTGGCAATGTAGAAGTCACATCAGGACTGGCTTAGTTGGCACCACGTACGAACAAATCTCTCTAGTTGGTTATTTGACTTGCATAATTTCCATCTGCCAAGCCACCGCTCGCACTAACCTGAGGCTCAGTCCTGATCACTGAACCTCATGGGAGTGGAAGGGGGCCCAGcattctcaggatcaggccctacacgCATCATAAAGGAGCCCAGCTCCCATACACGAGatgagtgtggggagggggaataacATATAACTAATTTTTTAAGCCAAATCGAGAATTATGCATTTCCTCTGTAGCTGACATCATCCTGCTCAATGTCTTGCATGCAATTAGCAGAAGATGTTTTCATTCTGTTGTGGACTATAAATAAATTTGCTGAATATTTTAAACATtgctcacccccccccctttttttgtgggggaggtgtTAGTAGTAGTTTCGAGAAGTACCTGTTCCTGATTTTACAGCTTGGAACATAGAACCCTCTGCTCAGTTAACCTGTCAGAAGGCAAAATCACCAAGAAATGTTT is part of the Mauremys reevesii isolate NIE-2019 linkage group 27, ASM1616193v1, whole genome shotgun sequence genome and encodes:
- the GNGT2 gene encoding guanine nucleotide-binding protein G(I)/G(S)/G(O) subunit gamma-T2, with product MAQDLTEKELLKMELDQLKKEVKNERQMVSKTGKELKEYIESMAAEDPLLKGVPEDKNPFKEKGGCIIS